In Desulfonatronospira thiodismutans ASO3-1, the sequence ATACAGCCCGATGACAAAAAGGAGCATCAAGAAAAAGTATGCGTAGTAGCCTTCAATTATTTCCAGCATGCTTAATTCCCAATAGGTCGTCATAGATGGCTACAAGGCCGGTCATAACGGCCATGGTAATGCCCAGTTCAACAAAAAGGATGCCGTAATACCGCAGATCCACTGCCTCGACTCCGGGCACGGGCAGATAACTGTAATCCATGAATTCGCCTCCGCCCAGTATGGCAACAAGGCCGGTGCCAGCAAAAATCAAAGCACCCAGGGCGCAGATTGCAACAGTGGTTTTGCTGGACACATGGGCCTGGCTGTGAACAGCACCCATGCCCAGTCGCATGAGCAGAACACCGGCAGCAAGGAGCACTCCTCCCTGGAATCCTCCTCCCGGTCCGTAGTGACCGTGGAAGAATACATATATGCCCAGAAGTTGAATCACAGGGGCCAGGCCACGGGCAACAACTTCTATGATGGGACTCTGGCTCTGGGTTATCATGGTCTTCTCCTTAAAAAGAAATAACAGGCCATGACCCCGGCAAAAACCACCACAACCTCGCCCAGGGTATCTACGGACCGGTAGTCCGCCAGGACCACGCAGACCATGTTGGGAGTCCGGGTGTCTTCATAGGCGTTCTGGATGTAATAGGCACCCGCCACTGGTGTGTCCGCCGGGCTGACAATCTGGCTGGCCGGTGCATCCAGGTCACCGCGGGGAGGCATGTCCATCACGGTGTAGATCAAAAAGACGGC encodes:
- the mbhE gene encoding hydrogen gas-evolving membrane-bound hydrogenase subunit E, translating into MKTFQYLLLAVLAVFLIYTVMDMPPRGDLDAPASQIVSPADTPVAGAYYIQNAYEDTRTPNMVCVVLADYRSVDTLGEVVVVFAGVMACYFFLRRRP
- a CDS encoding MnhB domain-containing protein, whose translation is MITQSQSPIIEVVARGLAPVIQLLGIYVFFHGHYGPGGGFQGGVLLAAGVLLMRLGMGAVHSQAHVSSKTTVAICALGALIFAGTGLVAILGGGEFMDYSYLPVPGVEAVDLRYYGILFVELGITMAVMTGLVAIYDDLLGIKHAGNN